From Candidatus Zixiibacteriota bacterium, the proteins below share one genomic window:
- a CDS encoding UvrD-helicase domain-containing protein produces the protein MNWLVPPNELTPDQQRAIELSPLNNIAITGGPGSGKTMVLVYRAQFLSKKYKTSPARYRILVYTNILKDYIKSALNLLDLPEDNVLVFANWCHLFHEKYIGRVPWNKSENVPDFRLTQLNVKDYILSGRIDLPIYDFLMVDEGQDLDKDAFQIISRLAAHVTVCMDDKQQIYETGISSSEIISALGIRRTNISFIEAFRVCPYIVKLASHFIPTKSEREAFEHQNRLPQVEKETPMFYLARDFENEREMLVSKIGERLLKNDRIVVLFPTNRQLYGFAMGMKEHGLDVEIPRKYRSRNENGLNFSSSLPKLMTYFGAKGLTFDAVFMPRLLSQSFERFSEARVEKLLFVGITRATKWVYLSTIDGNSLPALDRLIQLEQSGSFSVVRHDQFLIGNKAKPKILDARAKKSDFDFL, from the coding sequence AAGCCCTCTCAATAACATTGCTATTACCGGAGGTCCCGGCTCCGGAAAGACTATGGTTTTAGTTTACCGGGCTCAATTCCTCAGCAAGAAATACAAAACAAGCCCGGCCCGCTACCGCATATTGGTCTATACGAATATTTTGAAAGACTATATAAAATCAGCTCTCAACTTGCTTGACCTTCCTGAGGATAACGTGTTGGTTTTCGCCAACTGGTGTCATCTTTTCCATGAAAAGTATATCGGGCGGGTACCTTGGAACAAAAGTGAAAACGTGCCTGATTTCAGGCTGACGCAACTAAATGTCAAAGACTATATTCTGAGCGGCAGAATAGACCTTCCAATATACGATTTTCTGATGGTCGATGAAGGTCAGGACCTCGACAAAGATGCATTTCAGATTATCAGCCGCTTGGCCGCTCACGTCACTGTCTGCATGGACGATAAACAGCAGATATATGAAACCGGAATCTCCTCATCTGAAATCATATCCGCCCTGGGAATAAGAAGAACCAATATCAGTTTCATTGAGGCCTTTCGGGTTTGTCCTTATATAGTGAAACTCGCTTCTCACTTCATCCCCACAAAGAGCGAGAGGGAGGCGTTCGAGCATCAGAATCGTTTGCCGCAGGTTGAAAAAGAAACCCCGATGTTCTATTTGGCCAGAGATTTCGAAAACGAAAGAGAGATGCTTGTTTCGAAAATAGGTGAGAGGCTCCTGAAGAATGACCGAATTGTAGTCCTGTTCCCGACCAACCGGCAATTATATGGTTTCGCTATGGGAATGAAAGAACATGGTCTCGATGTTGAGATTCCGAGGAAATACCGTAGCCGAAACGAGAATGGGCTTAATTTCAGCAGTTCTTTACCGAAACTGATGACATATTTCGGGGCAAAAGGTCTTACTTTTGATGCAGTTTTTATGCCTCGATTGCTTTCCCAAAGTTTCGAAAGGTTTTCAGAAGCGAGGGTGGAGAAGCTTTTGTTTGTCGGCATCACGAGGGCTACTAAATGGGTGTACTTGAGCACAATCGATGGTAACTCCCTGCCTGCCTTGGACCGCTTGATTCAACTTGAACAGTCCGGTTCATTTTCCGTGGTGAGACATGACCAATTCCTAATAGGCAATAAAGCAAAACCAAAAATTCTTGATGCGAGAGCGAAGAAATCAGATTTTGACTTTCTCTGA